The following are encoded together in the Gammaproteobacteria bacterium genome:
- the icd gene encoding NADP-dependent isocitrate dehydrogenase, with translation MTYQHIHVPDEGERIRVGAGNALTVPERPIIPFIEGDGIGIDVTPVMRKVVDAAVERAYGGRRTIAWMEIYAGEKANRRYGDDVWLPAETIAAIREFAVAIKGPLMTPVGGGIRSLNVTLRQDLDLYVCLRPVRYYAGTPSPLKEPEKTDMVIFRENSEDIYAGIEWPAGSPEVTRLIRFLQDELGVTKIRFPETSGIGIKPVSKEGTVRLVRKAIQYAIDQDRDSVTLVHKGNIMKFTEGAFKNWGYELAREEFGAQAKTKGGPLSFTNPRSGRDIVIKDVIADAFLQQILLQPEASSVIATLNLNGDYISDALAAQVGGIGIAPGANLSDTVGVFEATHGTAPDIAGQGKANPGSLLLSAEMMLRHLGWQEAADLIVAGVSGAIMAKQVTGDLARAIPGAQALSSAQFGDAVIAKMA, from the coding sequence ATGACCTATCAGCACATCCACGTTCCGGACGAGGGCGAGCGTATCCGCGTCGGTGCCGGCAATGCCCTCACGGTACCGGAACGCCCCATCATCCCCTTTATCGAAGGTGATGGTATCGGCATCGATGTGACGCCGGTGATGCGCAAGGTAGTGGACGCCGCCGTCGAACGCGCTTACGGCGGTCGGCGGACGATCGCGTGGATGGAGATCTACGCGGGCGAAAAGGCCAACCGCCGCTACGGCGACGATGTCTGGTTGCCGGCAGAAACCATCGCGGCTATCCGGGAGTTCGCCGTGGCCATCAAGGGGCCACTGATGACGCCGGTCGGAGGGGGCATCCGCTCACTCAATGTCACGCTGCGACAGGACCTGGATCTGTATGTCTGCCTGCGGCCGGTGCGCTACTATGCGGGGACGCCGAGCCCACTGAAGGAGCCGGAAAAGACCGACATGGTGATCTTCCGCGAGAATTCGGAGGATATCTACGCCGGCATCGAATGGCCTGCCGGCAGCCCCGAGGTGACCAGGCTCATCCGTTTCCTGCAAGACGAGCTGGGCGTCACCAAGATCCGCTTTCCGGAGACCTCGGGCATCGGCATCAAACCGGTGTCGAAGGAGGGGACGGTACGCCTGGTGCGCAAGGCGATCCAGTACGCCATTGACCAGGATCGTGACTCCGTGACCCTGGTGCACAAAGGCAACATCATGAAATTCACCGAGGGCGCCTTCAAGAACTGGGGCTATGAACTCGCGCGCGAGGAGTTCGGGGCGCAGGCAAAGACCAAGGGTGGTCCCTTGAGCTTCACCAACCCCCGCAGCGGGCGGGATATCGTCATCAAGGACGTCATCGCCGATGCCTTTCTGCAGCAGATCCTGTTGCAACCCGAGGCCTCCAGCGTGATCGCCACTCTCAATCTGAACGGCGACTACATCTCCGATGCCCTGGCGGCACAGGTGGGCGGCATCGGGATTGCGCCGGGTGCGAATCTGTCGGATACCGTCGGTGTCTTCGAGGCCACCCATGGTACGGCACCGGATATCGCCGGCCAGGGTAAGGCCAATCCGGGGTCATTACTCCTATCAGCGGAAATGATGCTGCGCCACCTCGGTTGGCAGGAGGCCGCCGATCTGATCGTAGCCGGCGTGTCGGGCGCGATCATGGCAAAACAGGTGACGGGTGATCTCGCCCGGGCCATACCCGGTGCGCAAGCGCTTTCGTCCGCGCAGTTCGGCGACGCGGTCATCGCCAAGATGGCCTGA
- a CDS encoding cold-shock protein, producing the protein MATGTVKWFSNAKGYGFISPDGGEEDVFAHFSAIEAEGYRTLKEGQKVEFEISEGPKGLQASRIRAPGD; encoded by the coding sequence ATGGCAACAGGTACGGTCAAATGGTTCAGTAATGCCAAGGGATATGGTTTCATCTCTCCGGATGGGGGTGAGGAAGACGTGTTCGCACATTTCTCCGCGATCGAGGCCGAAGGTTATCGTACGCTGAAGGAAGGCCAGAAGGTCGAGTTCGAGATCAGCGAAGGCCCGAAGGGGCTCCAGGCCTCGCGGATCCGGGCACCGGGCGACTGA
- a CDS encoding NUDIX hydrolase, translated as MGPDIHVTVAAVVHQDGRFLLVEEQIDGQLQLNQPAGHLEPDETLVQAVRREAFEETTCRFDPEALVGAYLWQVPGSGRTYLRMAFCGGVGAPDPTAALDTGIERTIWLTRNEIVARQPHWRSPLVLRCVDDYLAGHRYPLNLLVSLLPDD; from the coding sequence ATGGGCCCTGATATTCACGTCACCGTTGCGGCGGTCGTGCATCAGGACGGCCGGTTTCTGCTGGTCGAGGAGCAAATCGACGGCCAGCTGCAGCTCAATCAGCCCGCAGGACATCTGGAACCCGACGAAACACTGGTGCAGGCAGTCAGACGGGAGGCCTTTGAAGAGACCACCTGCCGCTTCGACCCCGAGGCACTGGTGGGGGCCTACCTCTGGCAGGTGCCGGGTTCGGGTCGCACCTATCTGCGTATGGCCTTCTGTGGTGGGGTCGGCGCGCCCGACCCCACCGCTGCCCTCGACACTGGTATCGAACGCACCATCTGGCTGACCCGCAACGAGATCGTTGCGCGTCAGCCGCACTGGCGCAGTCCGCTGGTCCTGCGCTGCGTCGACGACTACCTGGCCGGGCACCGCTACCCGCTCAACCTGCTGGTCAGCCTGCTGCCCGATGACTGA
- the hflD gene encoding high frequency lysogenization protein HflD, giving the protein MSTLRIRSNIATMTHTFTDRTLALAALFQAAQLVQQVARRGQAADPDIRTCIDSLFRIDAPSTAAIFATPDGGIGLGPGLKTLLARLGGGGTAEELEVTRYVIALLHLERKLARDSALLNTLRTGIGRVAGQAEYFAASTHATVIAALGELYQQSISTLQPRIMVQGEPAYLTDTARANLIRALLLAGIRAAVLWRQLGGNRWQLLLGRRRILDTARQLLQQSALG; this is encoded by the coding sequence TTGAGTACTCTGCGCATTCGCTCCAACATCGCCACCATGACGCACACCTTCACCGACCGCACCCTGGCACTGGCCGCCCTGTTTCAGGCCGCGCAACTCGTCCAGCAGGTCGCCCGCCGCGGCCAGGCGGCCGATCCGGACATCAGGACCTGTATCGACAGCCTGTTCAGGATCGACGCACCGTCCACGGCCGCAATCTTCGCCACGCCTGACGGCGGTATCGGCCTCGGCCCGGGGCTGAAGACGCTGCTGGCACGGCTCGGTGGTGGCGGTACCGCGGAGGAACTCGAAGTCACCCGGTACGTCATCGCGTTGCTGCACCTCGAACGCAAACTGGCACGCGACAGCGCGCTGCTGAACACTCTGCGGACCGGCATCGGGCGGGTCGCCGGTCAGGCCGAGTATTTCGCCGCGTCCACCCACGCGACCGTCATCGCTGCGCTCGGCGAGCTGTACCAGCAGTCCATCAGCACGCTCCAGCCGCGTATCATGGTGCAGGGCGAACCAGCCTATCTCACCGATACCGCCCGGGCGAACCTGATCCGCGCCCTGCTGCTCGCCGGCATCCGCGCAGCCGTCCTCTGGCGCCAGTTGGGCGGCAACCGCTGGCAGCTGCTGCTCGGCCGCCGACGGATCCTGGATACCGCCCGGCAGCTGCTGCAGCAAAGTGCATTAGGCTGA
- the clpS gene encoding ATP-dependent Clp protease adapter ClpS, which translates to MANEFMQRGDEDGLAIQEATPKLKPPPLYKVVLLNDDYTPMEFVVEVLETFFGMSREKATQIMLHVHTRGKGVCGVFTREIAETKVAQVSEYARHHQHPLLCTMEEA; encoded by the coding sequence ATGGCGAACGAATTTATGCAGCGTGGCGATGAAGATGGGCTGGCCATTCAGGAGGCGACGCCCAAACTCAAACCGCCGCCGCTCTACAAGGTCGTACTGCTCAACGATGACTACACCCCGATGGAGTTCGTTGTGGAGGTACTGGAAACTTTTTTCGGCATGAGTCGGGAGAAGGCGACCCAGATCATGCTGCATGTCCACACGCGCGGCAAAGGCGTGTGCGGGGTTTTTACCCGGGAAATTGCCGAGACCAAAGTCGCACAGGTCAGCGAATACGCGCGGCATCACCAACACCCCCTGTTGTGCACCATGGAAGAGGCCTAA
- the mnmA gene encoding tRNA 2-thiouridine(34) synthase MnmA encodes MKRRRRVIVGLSGGVDSAVAALSLLEQGYAVEGLFMKNWDEDDAAGHCPAAEDLADAEAVARLLGIRLHHISFSTEYWDRVFTHFLAEYRAGRTPNPDVMCNKEIKFHAFLDYALGLGADFIATGHYARLERSDEGVQLCKGRDPDKDQSYFLHLLDQSQLAHALFPLGELHKPEVRHIAAQAGFPNHAKKDSTGICFIGERRFDAFLASYLPARPGAIVDLGGTVVGEHQGLMFHTHGQRQGLGIGGRRGASGEPWYVAGKDLAHNRLIVVQGKNHAALFHSALRAGPPHWIDTVRPHLPLRCTAKVRYRQADQPCTVRGESDGGLRVVFDTPQRAITPGQAVVFYQSDRCLGGATIAQAID; translated from the coding sequence GTGAAGCGGCGCAGGCGCGTCATCGTCGGCCTCTCCGGCGGCGTCGATTCGGCCGTGGCCGCCCTGTCCCTGCTGGAACAGGGTTATGCCGTCGAGGGGCTGTTCATGAAGAACTGGGACGAGGACGACGCGGCCGGCCATTGCCCTGCCGCAGAGGATCTCGCCGACGCCGAGGCGGTTGCGCGGCTGCTCGGCATCCGGCTCCACCACATCAGCTTCTCCACGGAATACTGGGATCGCGTGTTCACCCATTTCCTCGCCGAATACCGCGCCGGTCGCACGCCGAACCCGGATGTGATGTGCAACAAGGAGATCAAGTTCCACGCCTTCCTGGATTACGCCCTCGGCCTCGGCGCCGACTTCATCGCCACCGGCCACTACGCACGACTGGAGCGTTCCGATGAGGGCGTGCAGCTGTGCAAGGGCCGTGATCCCGACAAGGACCAGAGCTATTTTCTGCATCTGCTCGATCAGTCGCAGCTCGCGCACGCGCTGTTCCCGCTGGGTGAACTGCACAAGCCGGAGGTCCGCCACATCGCGGCGCAGGCCGGGTTCCCCAACCATGCCAAGAAAGACAGCACCGGCATCTGCTTCATCGGCGAGCGCCGCTTCGACGCGTTTCTGGCAAGTTATCTGCCGGCCCGGCCGGGCGCTATCGTGGACCTCGGCGGCACGGTCGTCGGAGAACATCAGGGACTCATGTTCCATACGCACGGCCAGCGCCAGGGGCTGGGTATCGGCGGGCGCCGCGGCGCTAGCGGCGAACCCTGGTACGTGGCCGGCAAGGACCTCGCACACAACCGCCTCATCGTAGTGCAGGGGAAGAATCATGCGGCGCTGTTTCATTCCGCTCTGCGCGCCGGGCCACCGCATTGGATCGACACCGTTCGGCCCCACCTGCCGCTGCGCTGTACCGCCAAGGTACGCTACCGCCAGGCGGACCAGCCCTGCACCGTCCGGGGTGAAAGCGACGGTGGCCTGCGGGTCGTCTTCGACACACCGCAACGCGCCATCACACCGGGGCAGGCCGTCGTCTTCTACCAAAGCGACCGTTGTCTGGGCGGCGCGACCATCGCCCAAGCCATCGATTGA
- the acnA gene encoding aconitate hydratase AcnA, protein MSNSFSARTSLSVAGRHYEIFRLPALEAEFKVSRLPFSLQVLLENLLRFEDGKTVTREDIRALASWDPQADPNVSGGREIAFRPARVLMQDFTGVPAVVDLAAMRDAMQALGGDPDRINPLQPAELVIDHSVQIDAFGQKDALDLNAKLEYQRNRERYAFLKWGQKAFSNFKVVPPGTGIVHQVNLEYLARTVFAQENDGVLQAYPDTLVGTDSHTTMVNGLGVLGWGVGGIEAEAAMLGQPVSMLIPQVVGFKLSGRLPEGATATDLVLTVVQMLRKHGVVGKFVEFYGDGLDHLSLADRATLANMAPEYGATCGIFPIDAETLDYLRLSGRPDDQVALVEAYAREQGMFRTPGKPDAIYSSTVALDMGTVEPSLAGPKRPQDRVPLKRSQAMFKEALAALQAERNLSSKPALANIGGGTHTLTDGAVVIASITSCTNTSNPSVMLSAGLVAKKAAALGLKVKPWVKTSLAPGSQVVTEYLKQAGLLEELETLGFHVVGYGCATCIGNSGPLLEPVSKAIAAGQLAACSVLSGNRNFEGRVHAEVRMNYLASPPLVVAYALAGTMDIDLYNDPLGVDRKGNEVFLKDIWPLQKEVSDIVASAVNREDFTRIYANVFQGENRWTGLASPEGQLFTWDDASTYIKNPPYFEGMSKTPGTVTDIRGARALALLGDSVTTDHISPAGAIKPDSPAGKYLLEHGVQQADFNSLGSRRGNHEVMMRGTFANLRLRNLLAPGTEGGVTLHLPDGEPMSIYAAAMKYRDANVPLIVIAGKEYGSGSSRDWAAKGPRLLGIRAVIAESYERIHRSNLIGMGILPLQFVAGENAQSLGLTGREVFDIEGLDDGTAKRVTVTATGEDGSVQTFSARVRIDTPQEIEYYRHGGILQYVLRQLAA, encoded by the coding sequence ATGTCTAACAGCTTTTCTGCGCGCACCAGCCTGAGTGTCGCCGGACGCCACTACGAAATCTTCCGTCTGCCGGCCCTGGAGGCGGAATTCAAGGTCTCTCGCCTGCCTTTCTCACTGCAGGTACTGTTGGAGAATCTGCTGCGCTTCGAGGACGGCAAGACCGTCACCCGCGAGGACATCCGTGCCCTTGCGTCCTGGGATCCGCAGGCAGACCCCAACGTCAGCGGCGGCCGCGAGATCGCCTTCCGTCCGGCGCGCGTGCTCATGCAGGACTTCACCGGTGTGCCGGCGGTGGTCGATCTCGCGGCCATGCGCGATGCCATGCAGGCCCTCGGCGGTGATCCCGACCGGATCAACCCGCTGCAGCCGGCGGAACTGGTCATCGACCACTCGGTGCAGATCGACGCCTTCGGCCAGAAGGATGCACTGGACCTCAACGCCAAGCTGGAGTACCAACGCAACCGGGAACGCTATGCCTTTCTGAAATGGGGCCAGAAGGCCTTCTCGAATTTCAAGGTGGTGCCACCGGGCACCGGCATCGTGCATCAGGTGAATCTCGAATACCTCGCCCGCACGGTGTTCGCACAAGAGAACGACGGCGTACTCCAGGCCTATCCGGACACGCTGGTCGGTACGGATTCGCATACCACCATGGTCAACGGCCTGGGTGTGCTCGGCTGGGGCGTCGGCGGCATCGAGGCGGAGGCGGCCATGCTCGGCCAGCCGGTGTCGATGCTCATCCCGCAGGTGGTCGGTTTCAAGCTCAGCGGCCGGCTGCCGGAAGGCGCGACCGCGACCGACCTGGTGTTGACGGTAGTGCAGATGCTGCGCAAGCACGGGGTGGTCGGCAAGTTCGTCGAGTTCTACGGCGACGGTCTGGATCACCTGTCGCTGGCCGACCGCGCCACGCTGGCCAACATGGCACCCGAGTATGGTGCGACCTGCGGGATCTTCCCCATCGACGCCGAGACGCTCGATTACCTGCGCCTGTCCGGCCGCCCCGACGACCAGGTCGCGCTGGTCGAGGCCTACGCCCGGGAACAGGGCATGTTCCGTACCCCTGGCAAGCCCGACGCCATTTACAGCAGCACGGTTGCACTCGACATGGGCACGGTCGAGCCCAGCCTCGCCGGCCCGAAACGCCCGCAGGACCGCGTGCCGCTCAAGCGGTCCCAGGCGATGTTCAAGGAGGCGCTCGCGGCGTTGCAAGCGGAACGCAATCTCAGCAGCAAGCCGGCGCTGGCGAACATCGGCGGCGGCACGCACACTCTCACCGACGGCGCCGTGGTGATCGCCTCCATCACCTCCTGCACCAACACCTCGAACCCCTCGGTGATGCTCAGTGCCGGCCTGGTCGCCAAGAAGGCCGCCGCGCTGGGCTTGAAGGTGAAACCCTGGGTGAAGACCTCGCTCGCGCCCGGCTCACAGGTGGTGACCGAATACCTCAAACAGGCCGGTCTGCTCGAGGAACTCGAGACGCTCGGCTTCCACGTGGTCGGTTACGGCTGTGCGACCTGCATCGGTAATTCCGGGCCGCTGCTGGAACCGGTCTCCAAGGCCATCGCCGCAGGCCAGCTTGCGGCCTGTTCGGTCCTGTCCGGCAACCGCAACTTCGAGGGCCGGGTGCACGCCGAGGTGCGCATGAACTATCTGGCCTCGCCGCCCTTGGTGGTCGCCTATGCCCTGGCCGGCACCATGGATATCGATCTCTACAACGATCCCCTCGGGGTCGACCGGAAGGGCAACGAGGTCTTCCTGAAGGACATCTGGCCACTGCAGAAGGAGGTCAGCGATATCGTCGCGAGTGCCGTGAATCGCGAGGACTTCACCCGCATCTACGCCAATGTCTTCCAGGGTGAGAACCGCTGGACCGGCCTCGCCTCGCCGGAAGGCCAGCTGTTCACCTGGGATGACGCCTCGACCTACATCAAGAATCCGCCCTACTTCGAGGGCATGAGCAAGACGCCGGGGACAGTCACCGATATCCGTGGCGCACGCGCGCTCGCCCTGCTCGGCGACTCGGTGACCACCGATCACATCTCACCGGCCGGTGCCATCAAACCCGACAGCCCCGCCGGAAAATACCTGCTGGAACACGGTGTGCAACAGGCCGACTTCAATTCGCTGGGCTCGCGCCGCGGCAACCACGAGGTCATGATGCGCGGCACCTTCGCCAACCTCCGCCTGCGCAACCTGCTCGCACCCGGCACCGAGGGCGGCGTCACCCTGCACCTGCCCGACGGCGAGCCGATGTCGATCTACGCTGCGGCCATGAAGTATCGCGACGCGAACGTCCCGTTGATCGTCATCGCCGGCAAGGAATACGGCTCCGGCTCCTCGCGCGACTGGGCCGCGAAGGGCCCGCGCCTGCTCGGCATCCGCGCCGTCATCGCCGAGAGCTACGAACGCATCCACCGTTCCAACCTGATCGGGATGGGTATCCTGCCCCTGCAATTCGTCGCTGGCGAGAATGCGCAGTCGCTGGGACTGACCGGTCGCGAAGTCTTCGACATCGAAGGCCTGGATGACGGCACCGCCAAGCGCGTCACCGTAACGGCCACCGGTGAGGACGGTTCGGTGCAGACCTTCAGCGCCCGCGTACGCATCGACACCCCGCAGGAGATCGAATACTACCGCCACGGCGGCATCCTGCAATACGTACTGCGCCAGCTGGCGGCGTGA
- the clpA gene encoding ATP-dependent Clp protease ATP-binding subunit ClpA, with protein MLSKELEFTLNLAFKEARGKRHEFMTVEHLLLALLDNPAAAEVLRACGADMHALKHDLVSFLEETTPVLPVQDTRETQPTLGFQRVLQRAVFHVQSSGRKEVTGANVLVAIYSEQESQAVYFLNKQNVSRLDVVNYISHGISKVAGEQNEELSLGSSEEGEAPESGPRKPLESFATNLNDMARRGKIDPLIGRREEIERTVQILCRRRKNNPLFVGEAGVGKTALAEGLARMIVDGQVPEILHDATIYSLDLGALVAGTKYRGDFEKRLKGVLAQLKKEPGAILFIDEIHTIIGAGAASGGVMDASNLIKPMLASGELKCIGSTTYQEYRGIFEKDRALARRFQKIDVREPTVEETIQILKGLKTAFEEHHNVRYSPKALRIAAELADRYITDRHLPDKAIDVIDEAGANQRMQPPSKRKKTIGTADIESIVAKIARIPPKSVSSSDKDKLRTLSRDLKMVVYGQDEPIEALASAIKMSRSGLGNEQRPIGSFLFAGPTGVGKTEVSRQLAMTLGIELIRFDMSEYMERHTVSRLIGAPPGYVGFDQGGLLTDATLKHPHSVLLLDEIEKAHPEVFNLLLQVMDHGTLTDNNGRKADFRNVIIIMTTNAGAQEMDRPSIGFTAQDHASDGMEAIKRLFTPEFRNRLDAIIQFKPLDPTVVAQVVNKFIYELEAQLADRNVSIDIDEAARLWLAEKGYDPKMGARPMARVVQEHIKRPLADELLFGRLSHGGHVEVRVEGDTLALEIETEAEKA; from the coding sequence ATGCTGAGCAAGGAACTGGAATTCACTCTCAATCTCGCCTTCAAGGAAGCGCGCGGGAAGCGTCACGAGTTCATGACCGTGGAACACCTGCTGCTGGCACTCCTGGACAACCCGGCGGCGGCCGAGGTGTTGCGGGCCTGCGGTGCGGACATGCATGCGCTCAAACACGACCTGGTCAGCTTCCTCGAGGAGACCACACCGGTGCTGCCGGTCCAGGACACGCGCGAGACCCAGCCCACCCTGGGATTCCAGCGTGTGCTGCAGCGTGCCGTGTTCCATGTACAGTCATCCGGGAGGAAGGAGGTCACAGGCGCGAACGTGCTGGTGGCGATCTACAGCGAGCAGGAATCGCAGGCTGTCTATTTCCTCAACAAGCAGAACGTCAGCCGACTGGATGTGGTGAACTATATCTCGCACGGTATTTCCAAGGTCGCTGGCGAACAGAACGAGGAGCTCTCCCTGGGGTCCAGTGAAGAGGGGGAGGCGCCTGAGAGCGGACCACGCAAGCCGCTGGAGAGTTTCGCCACCAACCTCAACGACATGGCCCGCCGCGGCAAGATCGATCCGCTGATCGGCCGCCGTGAGGAAATCGAGCGGACCGTGCAGATCCTCTGCCGACGGCGTAAGAACAACCCGCTGTTCGTCGGTGAGGCCGGTGTCGGCAAGACCGCGCTGGCCGAGGGACTTGCACGCATGATCGTCGACGGCCAGGTCCCCGAAATCCTGCACGATGCGACCATCTATTCGCTGGATCTGGGTGCGTTGGTCGCAGGCACCAAATACCGTGGTGATTTCGAGAAGCGTCTGAAGGGTGTGCTCGCCCAGTTGAAAAAGGAGCCGGGCGCGATCCTGTTCATCGACGAGATCCACACCATCATCGGTGCGGGCGCGGCCTCCGGCGGTGTGATGGACGCCTCCAATCTGATCAAGCCGATGCTGGCCTCCGGCGAGCTGAAATGCATCGGCTCGACGACCTATCAGGAATACCGTGGCATCTTCGAAAAAGACCGCGCCCTGGCGCGGCGCTTCCAGAAGATCGATGTGCGCGAGCCTACGGTTGAAGAGACCATACAGATCCTCAAGGGTCTGAAGACGGCATTCGAAGAGCATCACAACGTGCGTTATTCGCCGAAGGCGCTGCGCATTGCGGCGGAACTGGCGGACCGTTACATCACCGACCGCCATCTGCCCGACAAGGCCATCGATGTGATCGATGAGGCCGGCGCCAACCAGCGCATGCAGCCGCCGTCGAAGCGCAAGAAGACCATCGGCACGGCGGACATCGAATCCATCGTCGCGAAGATTGCCCGTATCCCGCCGAAGAGTGTCTCGTCGTCGGACAAGGACAAGCTGCGCACCCTGAGTCGCGATCTCAAGATGGTCGTCTACGGTCAGGACGAGCCGATCGAGGCGCTGGCCTCGGCCATCAAGATGTCGCGCTCCGGTCTGGGCAACGAACAGAGGCCGATCGGCTCCTTCCTGTTCGCCGGACCGACCGGCGTCGGCAAGACCGAGGTCAGCCGTCAACTGGCCATGACGCTGGGTATCGAACTTATCCGCTTCGACATGTCCGAGTACATGGAGCGGCACACCGTGTCACGACTGATCGGCGCACCCCCCGGTTATGTCGGCTTCGATCAGGGCGGTCTGCTCACCGACGCCACGCTGAAGCACCCGCATTCGGTGCTGCTGCTGGACGAGATCGAGAAGGCGCACCCCGAGGTCTTCAATCTGCTGCTGCAGGTCATGGATCATGGCACGCTGACCGACAACAACGGCCGCAAGGCAGACTTCCGCAACGTCATCATCATCATGACGACCAACGCCGGGGCGCAGGAGATGGATCGGCCATCCATCGGCTTCACCGCTCAGGATCATGCCAGCGACGGCATGGAGGCGATCAAACGGCTGTTTACGCCGGAGTTCCGCAACCGGTTGGACGCGATCATCCAGTTCAAGCCACTCGACCCGACGGTCGTCGCGCAGGTGGTCAACAAATTCATCTACGAACTCGAGGCGCAGCTCGCCGATCGCAACGTCAGCATCGACATCGACGAGGCGGCGCGGTTGTGGCTGGCGGAGAAGGGCTACGACCCGAAGATGGGTGCCCGCCCGATGGCGCGGGTGGTGCAGGAACACATCAAGCGCCCGCTCGCCGACGAGTTGCTGTTCGGCCGACTCTCTCATGGGGGTCACGTCGAGGTACGTGTCGAGGGTGACACCCTGGCGTTGGAGATCGAGACCGAGGCGGAAAAGGCCTGA
- the infA gene encoding translation initiation factor IF-1, whose amino-acid sequence MAKEDQIEMQGKVIETLPNTMFRVELENGHVVTAHISGKMRKHYIRILTGDKVTVELTPYDLSKGRITYRAR is encoded by the coding sequence ATGGCGAAGGAAGACCAAATCGAAATGCAGGGCAAGGTTATCGAAACCTTACCCAACACCATGTTTCGCGTCGAACTGGAGAACGGCCACGTGGTGACCGCGCACATCTCCGGCAAGATGCGTAAACATTACATCCGCATTCTCACCGGTGACAAGGTCACGGTCGAACTGACACCGTACGATCTCAGCAAAGGTCGCATCACCTACCGGGCCCGTTGA
- the purB gene encoding adenylosuccinate lyase, translating into MDLTSLTAVSPVDGRYAGKTELLRPIFSEYGLIRHRVLVEIRWLQALAAHEGIPEVPALSAHATHILNGIFTNFSEEDARRVKNIERTTNHDVKAVEYFIKEKIAGNTELDAVSEFIHFACTSEDINNLAYALMLREARGQVLLPLLDTVIDAIVALAHANAELPLLSRTHGQPATPTTVGKEMANFAYRLRRQREQLTQVPMLGKINGAVGNYNAHLIAYPEIDWQAFAERFVTDLGLDWNPYTIQIEPHDYIAEMFDAIARYNTVLLDFARDIWGYISLGYFKQKTVAGEVGSSTMPHKVNPIDFENAEGNLGIANALFAHLAAKLPVSRWQRDLSDSTVLRNLGVGIAHTVIALESLLRGIGKLEANPTGIAADLDATWEVLAEAVQTVMRRYGIEQPYEKLKELTRGKGIDAHSLRTFIDGLDIPAEARQHLRNLTPAGYIGNAAEQARRI; encoded by the coding sequence ATGGACCTGACATCCCTTACTGCCGTTTCCCCCGTCGACGGGCGTTACGCCGGCAAGACCGAATTGCTGCGGCCGATCTTCAGCGAGTACGGGCTGATCCGTCACCGTGTGCTGGTGGAGATCCGCTGGCTGCAGGCGCTGGCTGCGCACGAAGGCATCCCGGAAGTACCGGCACTGAGCGCACATGCGACGCATATCCTCAACGGCATCTTCACCAACTTCAGTGAAGAGGACGCCCGCCGGGTCAAGAACATCGAGCGCACCACCAACCACGACGTCAAGGCGGTCGAATATTTCATCAAGGAGAAGATCGCCGGCAACACCGAGCTGGATGCGGTCAGTGAGTTCATCCATTTCGCCTGCACCTCCGAGGACATCAACAACCTTGCCTACGCCCTGATGCTGCGTGAGGCGCGCGGTCAGGTGTTGCTGCCGTTGCTGGACACGGTCATCGACGCCATCGTTGCGCTGGCGCACGCCAACGCCGAACTGCCATTGCTGTCACGCACCCACGGCCAGCCGGCCACACCGACGACGGTCGGCAAGGAGATGGCCAACTTTGCCTATCGCCTGCGCCGCCAGCGTGAGCAGCTTACCCAGGTGCCGATGCTCGGCAAGATCAATGGCGCGGTCGGCAACTACAATGCACACCTGATCGCCTATCCCGAGATCGACTGGCAGGCCTTCGCCGAGCGCTTCGTCACCGACCTCGGCCTCGACTGGAACCCGTATACCATCCAGATCGAACCGCACGACTACATCGCCGAGATGTTCGATGCCATCGCCCGCTACAACACTGTGCTGCTCGATTTCGCGCGCGATATCTGGGGCTACATCTCACTCGGCTACTTCAAGCAGAAGACCGTGGCCGGCGAGGTCGGCTCCTCGACCATGCCACACAAGGTCAATCCCATCGACTTCGAGAACGCCGAGGGCAACCTGGGCATCGCCAACGCGCTGTTCGCCCACCTGGCGGCCAAGCTGCCGGTCTCACGCTGGCAGCGCGATCTGTCGGACTCCACCGTGCTGCGCAACCTCGGCGTCGGCATCGCCCACACCGTCATCGCCCTGGAATCCCTGCTCCGCGGCATCGGCAAGCTGGAGGCCAACCCGACGGGTATTGCCGCCGACCTGGATGCCACCTGGGAGGTGCTGGCCGAGGCGGTGCAGACGGTCATGCGGCGCTACGGTATCGAGCAGCCCTACGAGAAGCTCAAGGAACTGACCCGTGGCAAGGGCATCGATGCGCACTCCCTGCGCACCTTCATCGACGGCCTCGACATCCCCGCCGAGGCCCGGCAGCACCTGCGCAACCTCACCCCGGCCGGCTACATCGGCAATGCGGCCGAGCAGGCGCGCAGGA